The Acipenser ruthenus chromosome 25, fAciRut3.2 maternal haplotype, whole genome shotgun sequence genome has a window encoding:
- the LOC117412432 gene encoding histone deacetylase 11-like isoform X1 — protein MSLKGSKKDQKCSHRTQLYIEVPSTCMPIVYSPEYNITFMGLEKMHPFDAGKWGKVIGFLKEEQLITDDNIVEAREATEDDLLVVHTRRYLNKLKNHILEGSREWSFVVATITEIPPLLLLPNFLVQRRVLRPLRTQTGGTIMAGKLAIDRGWAINVGGGFHHCSSDKGGGFCAYADITLAIKFLFERVEGVSKATIIDLDAHQGNGHERDFMDDKRVYIMDVYNRYIYPGDGFAKRAIKRKVELDWGTEDQEYLQKVEMHVEGALNEVKPDVLVYNAGTDILDGDPLGGLAISPQGIIKRDEILFKAARRRKIPILMVTSGGYQKRTARIIADSIINLHNLGLVDCDSAASEARPSQVPFMMSKSISSAAALSSR, from the exons atgtcccttaaaGGAAGTAAAAAAGATCAGAAGTG CTCTCACAGAACACAGCTATATATTGAGGTCCCATCGACATGTATGCCAATTGTCTACTCTCCAGAATACAACATTACTTTCATGGGACTTGAAAAAATGCATCCCTTTGATGCCGGAAAATGGGGGAAGGTTATTGGCTTTTTAAAAG AAGAACAATTGATAACGGATGACAACATTGTGGAAGCCCGGGAGGCCACTGAGGATGACCTCCTAGTTGTCCACACAAGACGCTATCTTAACAAATTAAAG AACCATATCTTGGAAGGCTCACGAGAG TGGTCGTTCGTAGTGGCTACCATCACGGAAATCCCTCCGCTCCTGCTCCTGCCCAACTTCCTGGTTCAAAGAAGGGTGCTGCGGCCACTGAGAACTCAAACAGGAGGAACGATCATG gcAGGCAAGCTGGCTATTGACAGAGGATGGGCGATCAATGtcg GTGGTGGCTTTCACCATTGCTCCAGTGACAAAGGCGGAGGGTTTTGCGCCTATGCTGACATCACGCTGGCTATCAAG TTTTTGTTTGAGAGAGTAGAAGGAGTATCTAAGGCGACAATTATTGATCTGGATGCGCATCAG GGAAATGGTCACGAGAGAGATTTCATGGATGACAAAAGAGTGTATATCATGGACGTCTACAACAGATACATATATCCTGGGGACGGATTTGCGAAGC GGGCTATAAAGAGAAAGGTTGAGCTGGATTGGGGTACTGAGGACCAAGAATATCTGCAGAAGGTGGAAATGCACGTGGAGGGAGCACTGAATGAAGTGAAACCAGACGTCCTTGTCTACAACGCAGGCACTGATATCTTGGATGGGGATCCGCTGGGAGGCCTTGCCATTTCTCCTCAG GGCATTATTAAACGGGATGAAATCCTGTTTAAAGCTGCTCGTAGGAGGAAGATCCCGATCCTCATGGTGACGTCTGGAGGCTATCAGAAGAGGACTGCGCGGATAATAGCTGATTCTATAATTAACTTGCATAACCTGGGGCTGGTGGACTGTGACTCCGCAGCAAGTGAAGCCAGGCCTTCCCAAGTCCCTTTTATGATGAGCAAGTCAATTTCATCAGCTGCAGCTTTGTCATCTCGCTGA
- the LOC117412432 gene encoding histone deacetylase 11-like isoform X2, whose translation MSLKGSKKDQKCSHRTQLYIEVPSTCMPIVYSPEYNITFMGLEKMHPFDAGKWGKVIGFLKEEQLITDDNIVEAREATEDDLLVVHTRRYLNKLKWSFVVATITEIPPLLLLPNFLVQRRVLRPLRTQTGGTIMAGKLAIDRGWAINVGGGFHHCSSDKGGGFCAYADITLAIKFLFERVEGVSKATIIDLDAHQGNGHERDFMDDKRVYIMDVYNRYIYPGDGFAKRAIKRKVELDWGTEDQEYLQKVEMHVEGALNEVKPDVLVYNAGTDILDGDPLGGLAISPQGIIKRDEILFKAARRRKIPILMVTSGGYQKRTARIIADSIINLHNLGLVDCDSAASEARPSQVPFMMSKSISSAAALSSR comes from the exons atgtcccttaaaGGAAGTAAAAAAGATCAGAAGTG CTCTCACAGAACACAGCTATATATTGAGGTCCCATCGACATGTATGCCAATTGTCTACTCTCCAGAATACAACATTACTTTCATGGGACTTGAAAAAATGCATCCCTTTGATGCCGGAAAATGGGGGAAGGTTATTGGCTTTTTAAAAG AAGAACAATTGATAACGGATGACAACATTGTGGAAGCCCGGGAGGCCACTGAGGATGACCTCCTAGTTGTCCACACAAGACGCTATCTTAACAAATTAAAG TGGTCGTTCGTAGTGGCTACCATCACGGAAATCCCTCCGCTCCTGCTCCTGCCCAACTTCCTGGTTCAAAGAAGGGTGCTGCGGCCACTGAGAACTCAAACAGGAGGAACGATCATG gcAGGCAAGCTGGCTATTGACAGAGGATGGGCGATCAATGtcg GTGGTGGCTTTCACCATTGCTCCAGTGACAAAGGCGGAGGGTTTTGCGCCTATGCTGACATCACGCTGGCTATCAAG TTTTTGTTTGAGAGAGTAGAAGGAGTATCTAAGGCGACAATTATTGATCTGGATGCGCATCAG GGAAATGGTCACGAGAGAGATTTCATGGATGACAAAAGAGTGTATATCATGGACGTCTACAACAGATACATATATCCTGGGGACGGATTTGCGAAGC GGGCTATAAAGAGAAAGGTTGAGCTGGATTGGGGTACTGAGGACCAAGAATATCTGCAGAAGGTGGAAATGCACGTGGAGGGAGCACTGAATGAAGTGAAACCAGACGTCCTTGTCTACAACGCAGGCACTGATATCTTGGATGGGGATCCGCTGGGAGGCCTTGCCATTTCTCCTCAG GGCATTATTAAACGGGATGAAATCCTGTTTAAAGCTGCTCGTAGGAGGAAGATCCCGATCCTCATGGTGACGTCTGGAGGCTATCAGAAGAGGACTGCGCGGATAATAGCTGATTCTATAATTAACTTGCATAACCTGGGGCTGGTGGACTGTGACTCCGCAGCAAGTGAAGCCAGGCCTTCCCAAGTCCCTTTTATGATGAGCAAGTCAATTTCATCAGCTGCAGCTTTGTCATCTCGCTGA
- the LOC117412432 gene encoding histone deacetylase 11-like isoform X3, translating to MSLKGSKKDQKCSHRTQLYIEVPSTCMPIVYSPEYNITFMGLEKMHPFDAGKWGKVIGFLKEEQLITDDNIVEAREATEDDLLVVHTRRYLNKLKNHILEGSREWSFVVATITEIPPLLLLPNFLVQRRVLRPLRTQTGGTIMAGKLAIDRGWAINVGGGFHHCSSDKGGGFCAYADITLAIKGNGHERDFMDDKRVYIMDVYNRYIYPGDGFAKRAIKRKVELDWGTEDQEYLQKVEMHVEGALNEVKPDVLVYNAGTDILDGDPLGGLAISPQGIIKRDEILFKAARRRKIPILMVTSGGYQKRTARIIADSIINLHNLGLVDCDSAASEARPSQVPFMMSKSISSAAALSSR from the exons atgtcccttaaaGGAAGTAAAAAAGATCAGAAGTG CTCTCACAGAACACAGCTATATATTGAGGTCCCATCGACATGTATGCCAATTGTCTACTCTCCAGAATACAACATTACTTTCATGGGACTTGAAAAAATGCATCCCTTTGATGCCGGAAAATGGGGGAAGGTTATTGGCTTTTTAAAAG AAGAACAATTGATAACGGATGACAACATTGTGGAAGCCCGGGAGGCCACTGAGGATGACCTCCTAGTTGTCCACACAAGACGCTATCTTAACAAATTAAAG AACCATATCTTGGAAGGCTCACGAGAG TGGTCGTTCGTAGTGGCTACCATCACGGAAATCCCTCCGCTCCTGCTCCTGCCCAACTTCCTGGTTCAAAGAAGGGTGCTGCGGCCACTGAGAACTCAAACAGGAGGAACGATCATG gcAGGCAAGCTGGCTATTGACAGAGGATGGGCGATCAATGtcg GTGGTGGCTTTCACCATTGCTCCAGTGACAAAGGCGGAGGGTTTTGCGCCTATGCTGACATCACGCTGGCTATCAAG GGAAATGGTCACGAGAGAGATTTCATGGATGACAAAAGAGTGTATATCATGGACGTCTACAACAGATACATATATCCTGGGGACGGATTTGCGAAGC GGGCTATAAAGAGAAAGGTTGAGCTGGATTGGGGTACTGAGGACCAAGAATATCTGCAGAAGGTGGAAATGCACGTGGAGGGAGCACTGAATGAAGTGAAACCAGACGTCCTTGTCTACAACGCAGGCACTGATATCTTGGATGGGGATCCGCTGGGAGGCCTTGCCATTTCTCCTCAG GGCATTATTAAACGGGATGAAATCCTGTTTAAAGCTGCTCGTAGGAGGAAGATCCCGATCCTCATGGTGACGTCTGGAGGCTATCAGAAGAGGACTGCGCGGATAATAGCTGATTCTATAATTAACTTGCATAACCTGGGGCTGGTGGACTGTGACTCCGCAGCAAGTGAAGCCAGGCCTTCCCAAGTCCCTTTTATGATGAGCAAGTCAATTTCATCAGCTGCAGCTTTGTCATCTCGCTGA